A stretch of the Vigna radiata var. radiata cultivar VC1973A chromosome 7, Vradiata_ver6, whole genome shotgun sequence genome encodes the following:
- the LOC106765746 gene encoding pentatricopeptide repeat-containing protein At4g11690: MFQSHEKTLILIQKMVKVAPPKALLLFNSSTYEGLHHTSQSISFILNHLLSHDMLPQAQSLILRLISGRIPLHTFSPSSLIPQLTQAHFTSSSTYAPLYETIVNAYVHSHSPDQALTFLHQMIHKGHLPTSNTFNNLLCSLIRSNSFDKAWWVFNQFKIKVVMDVYTFGIMIKGCCEVGDLMKGFRLVTMLEEFGLSPNVVIYTTLIDGCCKNGDVMLAKKLFCKMDRLGLVANQHTYSVLMNGFFKQGLQREGFQMYENMKQSGIVPNVYSYSCVIGEYCNGGMVDKAFKVFGEMRERGVICGVMTYNILIGGLCRGKKLGEAIKLVHRLSKVGISPNIVTYNILINGFCGVGKIDTAVRLFSQLKSNGLSPTLVTYNTLIAGYCKVENLTGALSLVKEMEERRVAPSKVTYTILIDAFARLNHMEKARKMHALMEKSGLVPDVHTYSVLIHGLCKTGNMKEASKLFKSLGELHFEPNNVIYNTMIHGYCKEGSSYRAFRLLNEMVHNGMVPNVASFCSTIGLLCNDGKWKEAELLLEKMINSGLKPTVSLYNMVYKEKINV, from the coding sequence ATGTTTCAGTCTCATGAAAAAACTCTGATACTGATCCAAAAAATGGTGAAAGTGGCTCCACCAAAAGCACTTTTGTTGTTCAATTCCTCAACATATGAGGGCCTTCATCACACTTCTCAGTCTATCTCTTTCATCTTAAACCATCTCCTATCCCATGACATGCTACCCCAAGCTCAATCTCTTATCTTGCGTCTAATCTCTGGTCGAATCCCTTTGCACACATTCTCTCCCTCCTCCTTAATACCTCAACTAACACAAGCCCATTTCACCTCTTCTTCAACTTATGCTCCTCTCTATGAAACAATTGTCAATGCTTATGTTCATTCTCACTCCCCTGACCAGGCCCTCACTTTTCTACACCAGATGATTCACAAGGGTCATCTTCCTACATCAAACACCTTCAACAATCTTCTGTGCTCGCTCATTAGGTCAAATTCTTTCGATAAAGCTTGGTGGGTTTTTAACCAATTCAAGATTAAAGTTGTTATGGATGTCTACACTTTTGGGATTATGATCAAGGGTTGTTGTGAGGTTGGTGACTTAATGAAAGGGTTTCGGCTTGTGACCATGTTGGAGGAGTTTGGTTTGTCTCCTAATGTTGTTATATACACTACGTTGATTGATGGGTGCTGCAAGAATGGAGATGTTATGCTGGCGAAGAAGTTGTTTTGCAAGATGGATAGGTTGGGTCTAGTTGCTAATCAACATACTTATAGTGTCTTAATGAACGGGTTTTTCAAACAAGGACTTCAAAGGGAAGGGTTTCAAATGTATGAGAATATGAAGCAAAGTGGAATTGTGCCAAATGTTTATTCCTACAGCTGTGTGATTGGAGAATATTGTAATGGTGGGATGGTGGATAAAGCTTTTAAGGTGTTTGGTGAAATGCGTGAGAGAGGTGTTATATGTGGGGTTATGacatataacattttaattggTGGGCTGTGTCGAGGGAAGAAGCTTGGTGAAGCAATAAAGTTAGTTCATCGATTGAGCAAAGTTGGAATCAGTCCTAACATTGTTACATACAATATACTGATCAACGGGTTTTGTGGTGTTGGAAAAATAGACACTGCTGTTAGATTATTCAGTCAATTGAAGTCAAATGGACTTTCACCAACTTTAGTAACCTATAATACTCTGATTGCAGGGTATTGTAAGGTTGAGAATTTAACTGGAGCTCTTAGCTTGGTCAAGGAAATGGAAGAGAGACGTGTTGCTCCTTCCAAAGTGACATATACGATTCTGATTGATGCTTTTGCAAGACTAAATCATATGGAAAAGGCACGCAAAATGCATGCTTTAATGGAGAAGTCTGGTTTGGTTCCAGACGTACACACATACAGTGTCTTAATACACGGGTTATGTAAAACTGGTAACATGAAAGAAGCCTCAAAACTATTCAAATCATTGGGGGAACTGCATTTCGAACCAaacaatgttatatataatacgATGATTCATGGTTACTGCAAAGAAGGAAGCTCTTACAGGGCTTTTAGGCTACTCAATGAAATGGTTCACAATGGAATGGTTCCTAATGTGGCCAGTTTTTGTTCAACCATAGGGCTTCTTTGCAATGATGGAAAATGGAAGGAAGCAGAGCTTCTCTTAGAAAAGATGATAAATTCAGGACTAAAGCCAACGGTGTCTTTGTACAATATGGTTTACAAAGAAAAGATCAACGTTTAG
- the LOC106767968 gene encoding LOW QUALITY PROTEIN: basic 7S globulin (The sequence of the model RefSeq protein was modified relative to this genomic sequence to represent the inferred CDS: inserted 3 bases in 3 codons): MWRRKKHPLYHVSHSQWEGSFIFNETWQAIHFILLSVTLLSVSCLSLPLESTSKAKPFVLPIKKDPETNMFYTTIGLGIPQHNTDLAIDLGGENLWQDCSTKRYNSSSKRKVVCESKKFPKNASCIATGCIGPCKPGCAINDCVMTMSNPLAQFRTSNSMVEDVISLPPTYVPGFLDGCVDLDVDISDRALQGLPKRTRGTVGFSRSKLSFPSQLVLANRLLPVFSLCFPSSNNLKGFGKIFIGAAAGGHFQLESKFLQNTALVVNPVATTAVXEYFIDVRSIKIDGYVVNLNPSLLSIDKKGNGGTKMSTVTPWTEXACFDSSTIENSVIGLVVPVEWSIHGGNSMVMAGKNVFCXKHLLLLGGHQLEDNLLVIDEASSRLSFISSLLIRNVTCSHV; the protein is encoded by the exons ATGTGGCGCAGGAAGAAACACCCTTTATATCATGTCAGCCATAGCCAATGGGAGGgatcatttatatttaatgagaCATGGCAAG CCATTCATTTCATCCTCTTATCGGTAACCCTTCTCTCAGTTTCCTGTCTATCATTACCACTTGAATCGACATCCAAAGCAAAACCCTTCGTCTTGCCAATTAAGAAAGACCCAGAAACCAATATGTTTTACACCACAATTGGCCTAGGAATTCCCCAACACAACACGGATCTCGCCATTGATCTTGGCGGAGAGAACCTCTGGCAAGACTGCAGCACAAAACGCTACAACTCTTCCTCCAAGCGCAAAGTTGTCTGTGAGTCAAAGAAATTCCCCAAAAACGCTTCATGCATTGCCACTGGCTGCATTGGCCCTTGTAAACCAGGTTGTGCAATCAACGATTGTGTTATGACAATGAGCAACCCATTAGCTCAATTCAGAACCAGCAATTCAATGGTCGAGGACGTGATATCCTTGCCTCCCACATACGTACCTGGCTTTCTTGATGGCTGCGTTGATCTGGATGTTGACATCTCTGACCGTGCTTTGCAAGGTTTACCCAAAAGAACCAGAGGTACAGTAGGCTTTTCACGGTCAAAACTTTCATTTCCATCACAACTTGTTTTGGCTAATAGGCTTCTTCCCGTCTTCTCTCTCTGCTTCCCTTCTTCAAATAACTTGAAAGGATTTGGTAAGATCTTCATTGGAGCTGCTGCTGGTGGCCATTTTCAACTTGAATCCAAGTTTCTCCAAAACACCGCCCTTGTTGTCAACCCCGTTGCCACTACTGCTG TCGAATACTTCATTGACGTGAGATCAATAAAGATCGACGGTTATGTTGTCAACTTAAACCCTTCTCTGCTGTCCATTGACAAGAAGGGAAATGGGGGTACCAAAATGAGCACTGTGACTCCATGGACTG CTGCATGCTTCGATTCAAGCACCATTGAGAATTCTGTCATTGGTCTGGTTGTGCCAGTTGAGTGGAGTATTCATGGAGGCAATTCCATGGTGATGGCAGGCAAAAATGTCTTCT TGAAACATCTATTGTTATTGGGGGGGCATCAGTTAGAGGACAATCTTTTGGTGATTGATGAGGCT